One region of Syntrophobacter fumaroxidans MPOB genomic DNA includes:
- a CDS encoding hydrogenase iron-sulfur subunit, translating to MDQFEPVIVSFCCTYUAYSAADLAGSMRLSYPSNIRIVKVPCTGSVAPIHLLRTLEKGADGVFVAGCLEGDCHYQAGNLRARKRVDYVQEILKSIGIEPERVVMYNLSAGEGPRFAEIAVEMTEKIRQLGPNPIKRQGDAKETA from the coding sequence TACCTATTGAGCATACTCCGCAGCGGACCTGGCAGGTTCCATGCGATTGAGTTACCCCAGCAACATCAGGATTGTAAAGGTGCCCTGCACCGGCAGTGTGGCTCCGATCCACCTTCTGAGAACCCTCGAAAAGGGTGCCGACGGAGTTTTCGTCGCCGGGTGCCTGGAGGGAGACTGCCATTACCAGGCCGGGAATCTCCGGGCCAGAAAGCGGGTGGACTACGTGCAGGAAATTTTGAAAAGCATCGGGATCGAACCCGAGCGGGTCGTGATGTACAATCTGTCCGCCGGGGAAGGTCCGAGATTTGCCGAGATTGCGGTGGAAATGACGGAAAAGATCCGACAGTTGGGGCCCAACCCCATAAAGCGTCAAGGTGACGCGAAGGAGACTGCCTAA
- a CDS encoding methylenetetrahydrofolate reductase C-terminal domain-containing protein: MIMAKAKPIEEIVDEIKDFKRILIAGCNGCVTVCEAGGMKEVEVLASALRMYFKKTGQDMEIGEISLTRQCDKEYIKELRDGIGKYDAVVSLACGAGVQFLAEMYETKPILPGVDTCFIGVTEEPGVWTERCAACGECMLASTGGICPIARCSKRMANGPCGGSSDGKCEVNKEIACGWQLIYDRLKVLGQLDRFEKPVSPKNWKTSRDGGPRKIIREVSRQ; the protein is encoded by the coding sequence ATGATCATGGCCAAAGCGAAACCCATTGAAGAAATCGTTGACGAGATCAAGGATTTCAAGAGAATCCTGATCGCCGGCTGCAACGGCTGCGTGACGGTCTGTGAAGCCGGGGGAATGAAGGAAGTGGAAGTCCTGGCATCGGCGCTCCGGATGTATTTCAAAAAGACCGGGCAAGACATGGAGATAGGGGAGATCAGTCTCACGCGCCAGTGCGACAAGGAGTACATCAAGGAACTGCGGGACGGGATAGGCAAGTACGATGCCGTGGTTTCGCTCGCCTGCGGCGCGGGGGTTCAGTTCCTGGCGGAAATGTATGAGACCAAGCCGATTCTTCCCGGAGTGGACACCTGTTTCATCGGGGTGACGGAAGAACCTGGGGTCTGGACGGAGCGGTGCGCGGCCTGCGGAGAATGCATGCTGGCCAGCACGGGAGGCATCTGCCCCATCGCCCGGTGCTCGAAGCGGATGGCCAATGGTCCCTGCGGTGGCTCCTCGGACGGGAAATGCGAAGTGAACAAGGAAATCGCCTGTGGATGGCAGCTCATCTACGACCGTCTGAAGGTCTTGGGACAATTGGACCGGTTCGAGAAACCCGTCAGTCCCAAGAATTGGAAAACAAGCCGCGACGGCGGCCCACGAAAGATCATCAGGGAGGTCTCGCGCCAATGA
- a CDS encoding methylenetetrahydrofolate reductase: MSTTTPSKLQKILAAGHFGVTTECGPPRSCDGGVVEEKAKHVAGHVDAINVTDNQTAVVRMCSLASCIRLRIMGLEPVLQMVTRDRNRIGLQSDLLGAASFGINNVLCLTGDHQSFGDHPEAANVFDLDSTQLIQTVKLMRDDAKLLSGAELKTCPQMFIGAAENPFADPFDVRVSRLAKKVAAGAQFIQTQCIYNLDKFKKWMQGIVDRGLHEKVHILAGFTPMKGVGMAKYMKNRVPGMDVPDDIIKRLQGVPKEKQPDEGINICIEHIQELKEVKGVAGFHIMAIEWEEKVPEIVERAGLYPRPKVD; this comes from the coding sequence ATGAGCACAACCACCCCAAGCAAACTGCAAAAGATTCTTGCTGCCGGACACTTTGGCGTCACCACCGAATGCGGGCCTCCCAGGAGCTGCGATGGCGGTGTCGTGGAAGAGAAAGCCAAACACGTCGCCGGTCACGTGGATGCGATCAACGTCACCGACAACCAGACGGCGGTGGTTCGGATGTGCAGCCTCGCCTCCTGCATCCGGCTCCGAATCATGGGCCTCGAACCGGTGCTTCAGATGGTGACCCGCGATCGGAACCGCATCGGGCTCCAGAGCGACTTGCTCGGAGCGGCGTCCTTCGGGATCAACAACGTGCTGTGCCTGACCGGCGACCACCAGAGCTTCGGCGATCACCCGGAAGCGGCCAACGTTTTCGATCTCGATTCCACCCAGCTCATTCAGACCGTGAAGTTGATGCGCGACGACGCCAAGCTGCTGAGCGGAGCCGAGTTGAAAACGTGCCCTCAGATGTTCATCGGAGCGGCCGAAAACCCGTTCGCCGATCCGTTCGATGTCCGGGTTTCGCGCCTGGCCAAAAAGGTCGCGGCGGGAGCGCAATTCATCCAGACCCAGTGCATCTACAACCTGGACAAGTTCAAGAAGTGGATGCAGGGCATCGTCGACCGGGGACTCCACGAAAAGGTTCATATCCTCGCCGGGTTTACGCCCATGAAGGGGGTGGGTATGGCCAAGTACATGAAAAATCGGGTCCCGGGAATGGACGTTCCGGATGACATCATCAAAAGGCTGCAGGGAGTCCCCAAGGAAAAACAGCCCGATGAGGGAATCAACATCTGCATCGAACACATCCAGGAACTGAAGGAAGTGAAAGGCGTCGCCGGCTTTCACATCATGGCGATCGAATGGGAGGAGAAGGTTCCCGAGATCGTGGAGCGCGCGGGACTGTATCCCAGGCCCAAGGTCGATTGA